Proteins encoded together in one Balaenoptera ricei isolate mBalRic1 chromosome 2, mBalRic1.hap2, whole genome shotgun sequence window:
- the OAZ2 gene encoding LOW QUALITY PROTEIN: ornithine decarboxylase antizyme 2 (The sequence of the model RefSeq protein was modified relative to this genomic sequence to represent the inferred CDS: deleted 1 base in 1 codon), with protein MINTQDSSILPLSNCPQLQCCRHIVPGPLWCSDAPHPLSKIPGGRGGGRDPSLSALIYKDEKLTVTQDLPVNDGKPHIVHFQYEVTEVKVSSWDAVLSSQSLFVEIPDGLLADGSKEGLLALLEFAEEKMKVNYVFICFRKGREDRAPLLKTFSFLGFEIVRPGHPCVPSRPDVMFMVYPLDQNLSDED; from the exons ATGATAAACACCCAGGACAG TAGTATTTTGCCTTTGAGTAACTGTCCCCAGCTCCAGTGCTGCAGGCACATTGTTCCGGGGCCTCTGTGGTGCTCC GATGCCCCTCACCCACTGTCGAAGATCCCCGGTGGGCGAGGGGGCGGCAGGGATCCTTCTCTCTCAGCTCTAATATATAAG GACGAGAAGCTCACTGTGACACAGGACCTCCCTGTGAACGATGGAAAACCTCATATCGTCCACTTCCAGTATGAGGTCACCGAGGTGAAGGTCTCTTCCTGGGATGCAGTCCTGTCCAGCCAGAGCCTGTTTGTAGAAATCCCAGATGGATTATTAGCTGATGGGAGCAAAGAAGG ATTGTTAGCACTGCTAGAGTTTGCTGAAGAGAAGATGAAAGTGAACTACGTCTTCATCTGCTTCAGGAAGGGCCGGGAAGACAGAG CTCCACTCCTGAAGACCTTCAGCTTCTTGGGCTTTGAGATTGTGCGTCCAGGCCATCCCTGTGTCCCCTCTCGACCAGATGTGATGTTCATGGTTTACCCCCTGGACCAGAACTTGTCCGATGAGGACTAA
- the ZNF609 gene encoding zinc finger protein 609 isoform X4 produces MESPVSTPAVLPLHLLVPVANNDIASPCEQIMVRTRSVGVNTCDVALATEPECLGPCEPGTSVNLEGIVWQETEDGMLVVNVTWRNKTYVGTLLDCTRHDWAPPRFCDSPTSDLEMRNGRGRGKRMRPNSNTPVSETATASDSKGTSSSSKTRAGANSKGRRGSQNSSEHRPAASSTSEDVKASPSSANKRKNKPLSDMELNSSSEDSKGSKRVRTNSMGSATGPLPGTKVEPTVLDRNCPSPVLIDCPHPNCNKKYKHINGLKYHQAHAHTDDDSKPEADGDSEYGEEPTLHADLGSCNGASVSQKGSLSPARSATPKVRLIEPHSPSPSSKFSTKGLCKKKLSGEGDTDLGALSNDGSDDGPSVMDETSNDAFDSLERKCMEKEKCKKPSSLKPEKIPSKSLKSARPIAPAIPPQQIYTFQTATFTAASPGSSSGLTTTVVQAMPNSPQLKPIQPKPTVMGEPFTVNPALTPAKDKKKKDKKKKESSKELESPLTPGKVCRAEEGKSPFRESSGDGMKMEVLLNGSSDPHQSRLASIKAEADKIYSFTDNAPSPSIGGCSRLDSTTPTQPMTPLHVVTQNGAEASSVKTNSPAYSDISDAGEDGEGKGESVRSKDPEQLVKDGAKKTLFPPQPQSKDSPYYQGFESYYSPSYTQSSPGALNPSSQAGVESQALKTKKDEEPESIEGKVKNDACEEKKPELSSSSQQPSVIQQRPNMYMQSLYYNQYAYVPPYGYSDQSYHTHLLSTNTAYRQQYEEQQKRQSLEQQQRGLDKKAEVGLKEREAALKEEWKQKPSVPPSLTKAPSLTDLVKSGPGKAKEQGADPAKSVIIPKLDDSSKLPCQAPEGLKVKLSEASHLGKEASEAKTGAECGRQAEVDPILWYRQEAEPRMWTYVYPAKYSDIKSEDERWKEERDRKLKEERSRSKDSVPKEDGKESTSSDCKLPTSEESRLGSKEPRPSVHVPVSSPLTQHQSYIPYMHGYSYSQSYDPNHPSYRGMPAVMMQNYPGSYLPSSYSFSPYGSKVSGGEDADKARASPSVSCKSSSESKALDLLQQHASHYKSKSPTISDKTSQERDRGGCGVVGGGGSCSSVGGAGGGERSVDRPRTSPSQRLMSTHHHHHHLGYSLLPAQYNLPYAAGLSSTAIVASQQGSTPSLYPPPRR; encoded by the exons GGATGTTGGTGGTGAATGTAACATGGAGGAACAAGACTTACGTAGGTACACTTCTTGACTGCACACGACATGATTGGGCACCCCCCAG GTTCTGTGACTCTCCCACCAGTGACTTGGAAATGCGCAATGGTCGGGGTAGAGGCAAACGCATGCGTCCCAACAGTAACACACCTGTCAGTGAGACAGCCACAGCCTCTGACAGCAAAGGGACCAGCAGTAGCAGCAAAACCCGAGCAGGAGCCAACAGCAAAGGCCGTCGGGGCAGCCAGAATTCTTCAGAACATCGCCCAGCTGCCAGCAGCACCTCTGAGGATGTCAAGGCCAGCCCTTCCTCAGCTAATAAGCGGAAAAACAAACCCCTTTCAGACATGGAGCTGAATTCTAGCTCAGAGGACTCCAAAGGGAGCAAGCGTGTCCGTACTAATTCCATGGGCTCAGCCACTGGCCCCCTCCCTGGGACCAAAGTGGAACCCACTGTTCTAGACAGAAATTGTCCTTCCCCAGTCCTGATTGACTGTCCCCACCCAAACTGCAACAAAAAGTACAAGCACATCAATGGACTTAAGTACCACCAAGCTCATGCCCATACAGATGACGACAGCAAGCCAGAAGCAGATGGAGACAGTGAGTACGGAGAGGAGCCCACCCTACATGCAGACCTCGGGAGCTGCAATGGTGCATCTGTCTCACAAAAAGGTTCCTTGTCCCCTGCCCGCTCCGCTACCCCCAAAGTTCGGCTCATAGAGCCCCATAGCCCTTCTCCTTCAAGCAAATTCAGCACAAAAGGCCTCTGTAAGAAAAAGTTGAGTGGGGAAGGGGACACAGATCTCGGGGCCTTATCCAATGATGGCTCTGATGATGGACCCTCAGTAATGGATGAAACAAGCAATGATGCCTTTGATTCTTTGGAAAGGAAgtgtatggaaaaagaaaaatgtaaaaagcccTCTAGTTTGAAACCTGAAAAGATTCCTTCCAAAAGTTTAAAGTCAGCCCGGCCCATTGCCCCTGCCATCCCCCCACAGCAAATTTACACCTTCCAGACGGCCACCTTCACAGCAGCAAGCCCAGGTTCCTCCTCAGGCTTGACCACCACAGTGGTCCAGGCCATGCCCAACAGCCCCCAACTGAAGCCCATTCAGCCCAAGCCCACTGTGATGGGAGAACCTTTCACAGTCAACCCTGCCTTGACTCCAGCcaaggacaagaaaaagaaagacaaaaaaaagaaggaatcttcAAAGGAACTTGAAAGTCCTCTGACCCCTGGGAAGGTATGTCGAGCAGAAGAAGGCAAAAGCCCGTTCAGGGAATCATCAGGAGATGGGATGAAGATGGAGGTGCTCCTAAATGGCTCCTCAGACCCCCACCAGAGCCGACTGGCTAGCATCAAGGCGGAAGCTGACAAGATCTACAGCTTCACGGACAATGCTCCCAGCCCTTCAATCGGAGGCTGTAGCCGCCTAGATAGCACTACCCCTACCCAGCCCATGACCCCCTTACACGTAGTGACCCAGAATGGGGCTGAAGCCAGCTCAGTCAAAACCAACAGCCCTGCGTACTCCGACATCTCTGATGCTGGGGAGGACGGGGAGGGCAAAGGGGAAAGCGTCAGATCAAAGGACCCTGAACAGCTGGTTAAGGACGGGGCCAAGAAAACCCTTTTCCCCCCTCAGCCACAGAGCAAAGACTCACCATATTACCAAGGCTTTGAGAGTTACTACTCTCCGAGTTACACACAATCCAGCCCAGGGGCTCTGAACCCCAGCAGCCAGGCAGGAGTGGAGAGCCAGGCCCTAAAGACAAAAAAGGATGAGGAGCCTGAGAGCATAGAGGGAAAAGTGAAGAACGATGCCTGCGAGGAAAAGAAACCAGAGCTGAGCAGTTCCAGTCAGCAGCCCTCCGTCATCCAGCAACGTCCCAACATGTACATGCAGTCCCTGTACTACAACCAGTATGCCTATGTGCCCCCCTATGGCTACAGCGACCAGAGCTACCACACCCACCTCCTGAGCACTAACACCGCTTACCGGCAGCAGTATGAAGAACAGCAGAAACGGCAGAGCTTGGAGCAGCAGCAGCGGGGACTGGATAAGAAGGCAGAGGTGGGCCTGAAGGAGCGGGAGGCAGCACTCAAGgaagaatggaaacaaaagccGTCAGTTCCACCAAGTCTCACCAAGGCCCCCAGCCTGACAGACCTGGTGAAGTCAGGACCCGGGAAGGCCAAGGAGCAAGGGGCTGACCCTGCCAAATCAGTCATTATTCCCAAGTTGGATGACTCTTCCAAGCTCCCCTGCCAGGCCCCGGAAGGACTTAAAGTAAAGCTGAGTGAGGCCAGCCACCTAGGCAAGGAGGCCTCTGAGGCGAAGACAGGTGCCGAGTGTGGCCGACAGGCAGAGGTGGATCCAATACTCTGGTACCGACAG GAAGCAGAGCCCCGGATGTGGACATATGTTTATCCTGCCAAGTACTCAGACATCAAGTCAGAGGATGAGCGGTGGAAGGAGGAGCGGGACCGCAaactgaaggaggaaaggagtCGGAGTAAGGACTCTGTTCCCAAGGAGGATGGGAAGGAAAGCACAAGTAGTGACTGCAAGCTGCCCACGTCTGAGGAATCCCGCCTCGGGAGCAAGGAGCCCCGACCAAGTGTCCACGTGCCTGTGtcctctcccctcacccagcACCAGTCCTACATCCCCTACATGCACGGCTACTCCTACAGCCAGTCCTATGACCCCAACCACCCCAGCTACCGGGGCATGCCTGCCGTGATGATGCAGAACTACCCAG GTTCCTACCTGCCTTCCAGCTACTCTTTCTCCCCGTATGGCAGCAAGGTCTCAGGGGGTGAAGATGCTGACAAGGCACGAGCCAGCCCCAGTGTCAGTTGTAAATCCAGCTCAGAGTCCAAAGCCCTGGACCTCTTGCAGCAGCATGCCAGTCATTACAAGAGCAAGTCTCCCACG ATAAGTGATAAAACTTCTCAGGAGAGAGATCGGGGAGGCTGTGGGGTGGTTGGGGGTGGTGGCAGCTGTAGCAGCGTCGGGGGAGCAGGCGGGGGTGAAAGGAGTGTTGACCGGCCCCGAACCTCCCCTTCTCAGCGCCTGATGTctacacaccaccaccaccaccacttggGGTACTCATTGCTCCCAGCACAGTACAACTTACCCTATGCAGCAG GGCTTTCTTCTACAGCCATTGTTGCCAGCCAGCAAGGCTCGACTCCTTCACTCTACCCACCCCCCCGGAGGTGA